A DNA window from Trichomycterus rosablanca isolate fTriRos1 chromosome 11, fTriRos1.hap1, whole genome shotgun sequence contains the following coding sequences:
- the serf2a gene encoding small EDRK-rich factor 2: protein MTRGNQRELARQKNAKKANDLGKGKRNEDGLSPAARKQRDAEIMQQKQKKANEKTDTKPK, encoded by the exons ATGACCA GGGGAAATCAGCGTGAGCTTGCTAGGCAGAAAAATGCCAAGAAGGCCAACGACTTGGGCAAGGGCAAAAGAAACGAAGATGGTTTGTCCCCTGCCGCCCGGAAGCAACG gGATGCTGAAATaatgcaacagaaacaaaagaaGGCAAATGAAAAAACTGACACTAAGCCCAAGTAG